A window of Candidatus Omnitrophota bacterium genomic DNA:
CGGCTTCGTCAGGCGCCTCAACATGTATGAAAACAAAATCATTCTTTTCTAAAGACGCGATGGCATAATCCGCCTTACCCTGGTAATTGGTATCGTAATAACCTGTCGCGCCCGGTACTTTGATCGGCTCAAGGCCTATTAGTTTTCCTATGCCATTCAAAAGGTCCACCGCCGAAATTATGGAACCACCCATACCGTATTTCTCTTTAAATAGCGGTAGATCCGGTTTTGAGCCCTGCCCCCACAACCATATCATGTTTGCGGGGTTCTCTTTTAAGTCCAGGCGTACTTTATTAACGTCATTCTTCGCAAGAATGCCCCTTGAATCTTCCATCAACTTTATAAGAAGCTCCGCGCCTTTGCCTTTCGGCAGGTTATCCTTTATCCCCTGCCCGACCATGTCGTGAGGCGGCATATACTTTATCTTTGTAAGGTCGGCTTCCTTTTTATCGAACGCAAAATGCCTGCCGTTTTTTATAACTGCAAGGTGCCTGTAGCTCATACCAGGATAAAATCTAATAAGCGGTGTCCCCAA
This region includes:
- the apgM gene encoding 2,3-bisphosphoglycerate-independent phosphoglycerate mutase; translation: MKYIVMVADGMSDYPIASLGDRTPIEASKIPNMNFIAKNGIVGTACTIPKGMTPASDVANLAILGYDPKKYYSGRGPLEAANVNINLEENDVAFRCNLITEDKGILTDYSAGHIKSKEAEILIKELDAKLGTPLIRFYPGMSYRHLAVIKNGRHFAFDKKEADLTKIKYMPPHDMVGQGIKDNLPKGKGAELLIKLMEDSRGILAKNDVNKVRLDLKENPANMIWLWGQGSKPDLPLFKEKYGMGGSIISAVDLLNGIGKLIGLEPIKVPGATGYYDTNYQGKADYAIASLEKNDFVFIHVEAPDEA